Proteins encoded by one window of Mercenaria mercenaria strain notata chromosome 4, MADL_Memer_1, whole genome shotgun sequence:
- the LOC123553241 gene encoding flavin-containing monooxygenase 5-like — protein MKRIAVIGAGASGLTAIKCCLDEGLEPVCFERDDYIGGLWHYTGEVEEGQACVMKSTVINTSKEMMCYSDFPIPGEYPMYMHNTCVDQYFHKYADKFDLKKYINFRTEVLSVKPASCHEETGKWEIETKARTSEDKETHEFDGVLVCTGHHAEKNVPEFPGLDKFKGKVTHTHEYKDFHGYEDKKVLKLV, from the exons ATGAAACGTATAGCTGTAATCGGAGCGGGTGCAAGCGGACTTACAGCTATAAAGTGTTGTCTAGATGAGGGTCTTGAACCCGTGTGTTTCGAGAGGGATGACTATATTGGAGGGTTATGGCACTACACGGGGGAGGTGGAGGAGGGTCAGGCTTGTGTTATGAAATCTACAGTAATCAACACGTCTAAGGAGATGATGTGTTACAGTGACTTCCCTATACCGGGCGAGTACCCTATGTACATGCACAACACATGCGTTGAtcagtattttcataaatatgctgACAAATTTGATCTCAAGAAATACATCAACTTCAGAACAGAG gtGCTCTCTGTGAAGCCAGCTAGTTGTCACGAAGAAACTGGCAAATGGGAAATTGAAACAAAAGCGAGAACATCCGAAGACAAAGAAACGCACGAGTTTGATGGCGTCCTTGTGTGCACTGGTCACCATGCAGAAAAGAATGTACCGGAGTTTCCGGGGCTGGACAAGTTCAAGGGCAAGGTTACGCATACACACGAGTACAAAGATTTCCATGGTTACGAAGACAAGAAAGTTCTGAAATTGGTATAG